Proteins encoded together in one Aeromonas encheleia window:
- the tatC gene encoding twin-arginine translocase subunit TatC, with amino-acid sequence MSQTEQPLISHLVELRTRLLRSFSAILLAFVALIYFSNDIYDFVARPLLSQLPAGTSMIATDVATPFITPIKLTLVVSFFVAIPYLLYQAWSFIAPGLYQHERRLIMPLVASSAVLFYGGMAFAYYVVFPLVFGFFTSTAPAGVTVATDIASYLDFVLTLFFAFGVAFEIPVATILLCWTGVTNPKSLREKRPYVIVGVFVVGMLLTPPDVFSQTLLAIPMWALWEIGLFFARFYTRKEDEESQEQTDEGS; translated from the coding sequence ATGAGTCAGACCGAACAACCCCTGATCAGCCATCTGGTGGAGCTGAGGACGCGCCTGTTGCGGTCGTTCTCGGCCATCTTGCTGGCGTTCGTCGCGCTCATCTATTTCTCCAACGACATCTACGACTTCGTGGCCAGGCCGCTGCTCAGCCAGCTGCCGGCAGGCACCAGCATGATAGCGACGGATGTGGCGACCCCCTTCATCACGCCGATCAAGCTGACCCTGGTGGTCTCCTTCTTCGTGGCTATCCCCTATCTGCTCTATCAGGCCTGGTCCTTCATCGCCCCCGGTCTGTACCAGCACGAGCGACGGCTGATCATGCCGCTGGTCGCCTCCAGCGCCGTGTTGTTCTATGGCGGCATGGCGTTTGCGTACTACGTGGTGTTCCCGCTGGTGTTCGGTTTCTTCACCAGCACGGCGCCCGCCGGGGTGACGGTGGCGACCGACATCGCCAGCTACCTGGACTTTGTGCTCACCCTGTTCTTCGCGTTCGGGGTGGCGTTCGAGATCCCGGTGGCCACCATACTGCTGTGCTGGACCGGTGTGACCAACCCCAAGAGCCTGCGGGAGAAACGCCCCTACGTCATCGTCGGGGTGTTCGTGGTGGGCATGTTGCTGACCCCGCCGGATGTCTTCTCCCAGACCCTGCTCGCGATCCCCATGTGGGCGCTGTGGGAGATAGGCTTGTTCTTCGCCCGTTTCTACACCAGGAAAGAGGACGAAGAGTCGCAGGAACAGACGGATGAGGGGAGCTGA
- the ubiB gene encoding ubiquinone biosynthesis regulatory protein kinase UbiB, translated as MTPKEFKRLYRIVSILLEQGIDELVPARYQPWPGRLLRRSLFWLKNKQPDLSRGARIRLAFEALGPIFIKFGQMLSTRRDLLPPDIAEELALLQDRVPPFCGQEARRQIEASLGCPIETLFEDFDETPLASASIAQVHTGRLKENGREIVIKVIRPDIEPVIEADLRLMQALARLAARFAPQSARLRPIEVVEEYRKTILDELNLMREAANAIQLRRNFTGSDALYVPEVFTEHCREQVLVMERIYGIPVSDIAALEANGTNMKLLAERGVEVFFTQVFRDSFFHADMHPGNIFVSYEHPDNPLWIGIDCGIVGTLNREDKRYLAENFLAFFNRDYRKVAELHVESGWVPADTKVDEFEFAIRTVLEPIFEKPLSEISFGHVLLNLFNTARRFNMQVQPQLVLLQKTLLYVEGLGRQLYPQLDLWQTAKPYLESWMREQVGPKAVLNAIREKAPFWAEKLPELPELVYETLRQARHQQHHFEQMFADFRRHSHRQGQARYLLGVGASLLLVGVFLLTQKQHIEWGQITLAGAGVCWLLGWLKTRSH; from the coding sequence ATGACCCCGAAGGAGTTCAAGCGTCTCTATCGCATCGTCAGCATTCTGCTGGAGCAGGGCATCGACGAGCTGGTGCCCGCCCGTTATCAACCCTGGCCAGGACGCCTGCTGCGTCGCAGCCTGTTCTGGCTGAAGAACAAGCAGCCGGATCTGAGCCGTGGCGCCCGCATTCGCCTCGCCTTCGAGGCGCTCGGTCCCATCTTCATCAAGTTTGGCCAGATGCTGTCGACCCGGCGGGATCTGCTGCCGCCGGACATCGCCGAAGAGCTGGCCCTGCTGCAGGACAGGGTTCCCCCCTTCTGTGGCCAGGAGGCCAGGCGCCAGATAGAGGCGAGCCTGGGCTGCCCCATCGAGACCCTGTTCGAAGATTTCGATGAGACGCCGCTGGCCTCGGCCTCCATCGCCCAGGTGCACACCGGCCGGCTGAAGGAGAATGGCCGCGAGATCGTCATCAAGGTGATCCGGCCCGACATCGAACCCGTCATCGAGGCGGATCTGCGCCTGATGCAAGCGCTGGCCCGTCTGGCGGCCCGTTTCGCGCCCCAGAGTGCGCGACTGCGCCCCATCGAGGTGGTGGAGGAGTATCGCAAGACCATACTCGACGAGCTGAACCTGATGCGCGAAGCCGCCAACGCCATCCAGCTGCGCCGCAACTTCACCGGCTCCGATGCGCTCTATGTGCCCGAGGTGTTCACCGAGCACTGTCGCGAGCAGGTGCTGGTGATGGAACGCATCTATGGCATTCCGGTCTCCGACATCGCGGCCCTGGAGGCCAACGGCACCAACATGAAGCTGCTGGCGGAGCGCGGGGTGGAGGTGTTCTTCACCCAGGTGTTCCGCGACAGCTTCTTCCACGCCGACATGCATCCCGGCAACATCTTCGTCTCCTACGAGCACCCCGACAATCCACTCTGGATCGGCATCGACTGCGGCATAGTCGGCACCCTCAACCGGGAAGACAAGCGCTACCTGGCGGAGAACTTCCTCGCCTTCTTCAACCGGGATTACCGCAAGGTGGCCGAGCTGCACGTGGAGTCGGGCTGGGTGCCTGCCGACACCAAGGTGGACGAGTTCGAGTTTGCCATCCGCACCGTGCTGGAGCCCATCTTCGAGAAGCCGCTGTCCGAGATCTCGTTCGGCCACGTGCTGCTCAACCTGTTCAACACCGCCCGCCGCTTCAATATGCAGGTGCAGCCGCAGCTGGTGCTGCTGCAGAAGACCCTGCTCTATGTAGAAGGGCTAGGACGCCAGCTCTATCCGCAGCTGGATCTGTGGCAGACCGCCAAGCCTTATCTGGAAAGCTGGATGCGCGAGCAGGTGGGGCCCAAGGCGGTGCTGAATGCGATCAGGGAGAAGGCGCCGTTCTGGGCGGAGAAGCTGCCGGAGCTGCCGGAGCTGGTCTACGAGACCCTGCGCCAGGCCCGTCATCAGCAACACCATTTCGAGCAGATGTTTGCGGATTTCCGCCGGCACAGCCACCGTCAGGGTCAGGCACGCTACCTCTTAGGGGTTGGAGCCAGCCTACTGTTAGTGGGTGTATTCTTGCTGACCCAGAAACAACATATTGAGTGGGGACAAATAACCCTCGCCGGTGCCGGTGTATGCTGGTTGCTTGGCTGGCTGAAAACCCGTTCCCACTAA
- the tatB gene encoding Sec-independent protein translocase protein TatB, whose protein sequence is MFDIGFWELVVIGVVALVVLGPERLPVAIRTASHWIKLIRSTANSVKSELEQELKLQELHNDLKKAEQLQMSNLSPELQESIEQLKAAAQSVNRPYSPQNGQQNEIRPPQATPTLAPEPVAQAIAVPEPGAVETEVATVAQDAARDKGEVKP, encoded by the coding sequence ATGTTCGACATCGGTTTTTGGGAGCTGGTCGTCATCGGTGTGGTGGCCCTGGTGGTGCTGGGGCCTGAGCGCCTGCCGGTCGCCATCCGTACGGCATCCCACTGGATCAAGCTCATTCGCAGCACCGCCAACTCGGTGAAGTCCGAGCTGGAGCAGGAGCTCAAGTTGCAAGAGCTGCACAACGATCTGAAGAAGGCCGAGCAATTGCAGATGAGCAACCTCAGCCCCGAGCTGCAGGAGTCCATCGAGCAGTTGAAGGCGGCCGCCCAGTCGGTGAATCGCCCCTATTCGCCACAGAACGGGCAGCAGAACGAGATCCGTCCGCCGCAGGCGACCCCGACGCTAGCTCCCGAACCGGTAGCGCAGGCCATCGCCGTCCCTGAACCGGGTGCGGTGGAGACTGAGGTAGCAACCGTCGCCCAGGATGCCGCCAGAGACAAAGGGGAGGTGAAGCCATGA
- the prlC gene encoding oligopeptidase A, which produces MNNPLLTMDSLPPFSQIQPDQVQPAVTQAIADCKQKIEDVLSQRDPHTWDSLIAPLEEVNDRLARIWSPVSHLNSVLNSEALREAHDACLPLLSEFQTYVGQHEGLYQAYRELAESDDFPLLSGAQRKEIQNTLRDFRLSGIGLSAEAQQRYGEIQARLSELASRFSNNVLDATQGWSKLVSDEAELAGLPQSAQAAARQLAEHKGQQGWLFTLDIPSYLPVMMYADNRALRAELYEAFTTRASEQGPNAGKWDNSAIMTELLSLRRELAQLLGFGNYAELSLATKMADKPEQVVGFLTDLAAKSLPQGKAELEEIRTFAAEQHGQHELAAWDIPYYAEKLKQHKFSISDEQLRPYFPANRVVKGLFEVVRRVFGIKVRERLGIDTWHPDVRFYDIFDAEDELRGSFYLDLYAREHKQGGAWMDVCLGRRYRQDGSLQKPVAYLTCNFNGPVDGKPALFTHNEVVTLFHEFGHGIHHMLTQVDVAGVAGINGVAWDAVELPSQFLENWCWESEALAFISGHHEKGEPLPADLLEKMLTARNFQAAMQMLRQLEFALFDFRLHQEFDPANPALIPTLLAEVRSQVAVLTPPAFNRFQHSFSHIFAGGYAAGYYSYKWAEVLSADAFSRFEEEGIFNPATGQSFLKNILEKGGSKEPMELFRAFRGREPKVDALLRHSGIAA; this is translated from the coding sequence ATGAACAACCCTTTGCTGACAATGGACTCGCTGCCCCCCTTCAGCCAGATCCAGCCCGATCAGGTACAGCCTGCCGTGACGCAGGCCATCGCCGACTGCAAACAGAAGATCGAGGACGTGCTGTCCCAGCGGGATCCCCATACCTGGGACAGCCTGATAGCGCCGCTGGAAGAGGTCAACGACCGTTTGGCGCGCATCTGGTCACCGGTCAGTCATCTCAATTCCGTGCTCAACAGCGAGGCGCTGCGCGAGGCCCATGACGCCTGCCTGCCGCTGCTGTCCGAGTTCCAGACCTATGTCGGCCAGCACGAGGGCCTCTACCAGGCCTATCGCGAGCTGGCCGAGAGCGACGACTTCCCGCTGCTGAGTGGCGCCCAGCGCAAGGAGATCCAGAATACCCTGCGCGACTTTCGCCTGTCCGGCATAGGCTTGTCCGCCGAGGCGCAGCAGCGCTACGGCGAGATCCAGGCCCGTCTCTCCGAGCTGGCCTCCCGCTTCAGCAACAACGTGCTGGATGCGACCCAGGGCTGGAGCAAGCTGGTAAGCGACGAGGCCGAATTGGCCGGTCTGCCACAGAGCGCACAGGCCGCCGCCCGTCAGCTGGCTGAGCACAAGGGCCAGCAGGGTTGGCTGTTCACCCTGGACATCCCCTCCTACCTGCCGGTGATGATGTATGCCGACAACCGCGCGCTGCGCGCCGAGCTGTATGAGGCCTTCACCACCCGCGCCTCCGAGCAGGGCCCGAACGCCGGCAAGTGGGACAACTCAGCCATCATGACCGAGCTGCTATCCCTGCGCCGCGAGCTGGCCCAGCTGCTCGGCTTCGGCAACTATGCCGAGCTCTCCCTGGCCACCAAGATGGCGGACAAGCCTGAGCAGGTGGTGGGCTTCCTCACCGATCTCGCGGCCAAATCCCTGCCGCAGGGCAAGGCCGAGCTGGAGGAGATCCGCACCTTCGCCGCCGAGCAGCACGGTCAGCACGAGCTGGCCGCCTGGGATATCCCTTACTACGCCGAGAAGCTCAAGCAGCACAAGTTCTCCATCTCCGACGAGCAACTGCGGCCCTACTTCCCCGCCAACCGGGTGGTGAAGGGGCTGTTCGAGGTGGTGCGCCGGGTGTTCGGCATCAAGGTGCGCGAGCGCCTCGGCATCGATACCTGGCATCCGGACGTGCGCTTCTACGACATCTTCGACGCCGAGGATGAGCTGCGCGGCAGCTTCTACCTCGATCTCTACGCCCGCGAGCACAAGCAGGGCGGGGCCTGGATGGATGTCTGCCTGGGTCGCCGCTACCGCCAGGATGGATCCTTGCAAAAGCCGGTGGCTTATCTGACCTGCAACTTCAATGGCCCTGTGGATGGTAAACCGGCGCTGTTCACCCACAACGAGGTGGTGACCCTGTTCCACGAGTTCGGCCACGGTATCCACCACATGCTGACCCAGGTCGACGTGGCCGGGGTGGCCGGCATCAACGGCGTGGCCTGGGATGCGGTCGAGCTGCCGAGCCAGTTCCTGGAGAACTGGTGCTGGGAGTCCGAGGCGCTGGCCTTCATCTCCGGCCATCATGAAAAAGGGGAGCCGCTGCCGGCGGATCTGCTGGAGAAGATGCTGACCGCCCGCAACTTCCAGGCGGCCATGCAGATGTTGCGCCAGCTGGAGTTCGCCTTGTTCGACTTCCGCCTGCACCAGGAGTTTGACCCGGCCAATCCGGCGCTGATCCCGACCCTGCTGGCCGAGGTGCGCAGCCAGGTGGCGGTGCTGACGCCGCCGGCGTTCAACCGCTTCCAGCACAGCTTCTCTCACATCTTCGCGGGGGGCTATGCGGCGGGCTACTACAGCTACAAGTGGGCCGAGGTGCTGTCGGCGGATGCCTTCTCCCGCTTCGAGGAGGAGGGGATCTTCAACCCCGCCACCGGCCAGTCCTTCCTGAAGAACATCCTGGAGAAGGGCGGTTCGAAAGAACCCATGGAGCTGTTCCGTGCCTTCCGGGGCCGCGAGCCCAAAGTGGATGCCCTGCTGCGCCATAGCGGGATAGCCGCATAA
- the hemB gene encoding porphobilinogen synthase, whose product MATTLPGAFPGRRLRRVRKHDFSRRLVRENVLTANDLIYPVFVLEGENRREAVTSMPGVDRLSIDLLLIEAEELVALGVPAIALFPVTPLESKSLLAEEAYNPDGLAQRATRALKARFPELGVITDVALDPFTTHGQDGIIDDEGYVLNDITTEILVKQALSHAAAGVDIVAPSDMMDGRIGAIRAALEEHGFINTQIMAYSAKYASCYYGPFRDAVGSAGNLGKSNKATYQMDPANGNEALHEVALDIQEGADSVMVKPGMPYLDVIRQVKDQFGVPTFAYQVSGEYAMHMAAIQNGWLKEKECILESLVCFKRAGADGILTYFAKRAAQWLQEDARR is encoded by the coding sequence ATGGCTACAACTCTTCCTGGCGCCTTTCCGGGTCGCCGTCTGCGCCGGGTGCGCAAACATGATTTCAGCCGTCGTCTGGTGCGTGAGAACGTCCTGACGGCCAACGATCTCATCTATCCCGTGTTCGTGCTGGAGGGGGAGAACCGCCGTGAGGCCGTCACCTCCATGCCCGGGGTGGATCGCCTCTCCATCGATCTGCTGCTGATTGAGGCCGAAGAGCTAGTCGCCCTCGGCGTGCCCGCCATCGCCCTGTTCCCGGTGACCCCGCTGGAGAGCAAGAGCCTGCTGGCGGAAGAGGCCTACAACCCGGACGGCCTGGCCCAGCGTGCGACCCGCGCCCTCAAGGCCCGCTTCCCGGAGCTGGGGGTCATCACGGACGTGGCGCTGGATCCCTTCACCACCCACGGTCAGGACGGCATCATCGATGACGAAGGCTATGTGCTGAACGACATCACCACCGAGATCCTGGTGAAGCAGGCGCTCTCCCATGCCGCCGCCGGGGTCGACATAGTGGCGCCGTCCGACATGATGGATGGCCGCATCGGCGCCATCCGTGCCGCACTGGAGGAGCACGGCTTCATCAATACCCAGATCATGGCCTACTCCGCCAAGTACGCCTCCTGCTACTACGGCCCGTTCCGCGACGCGGTCGGCTCCGCCGGCAACCTCGGCAAGAGCAACAAGGCCACCTACCAGATGGATCCGGCCAACGGCAACGAGGCGCTGCACGAGGTGGCGCTGGATATCCAGGAAGGGGCCGACAGCGTCATGGTCAAGCCGGGCATGCCTTATCTGGACGTGATCCGCCAGGTCAAGGATCAGTTCGGGGTGCCGACCTTCGCCTATCAGGTGAGTGGCGAGTATGCCATGCACATGGCGGCGATCCAGAACGGCTGGCTGAAGGAGAAGGAGTGCATCCTGGAGTCCCTGGTCTGCTTCAAGCGGGCCGGTGCCGACGGCATCCTCACCTACTTCGCCAAGCGGGCCGCCCAGTGGCTGCAGGAAGATGCCCGCCGCTGA
- the tatA gene encoding Sec-independent protein translocase subunit TatA: MGGISIWQLLIIAVIVVLLFGTKKLRGIGGDLGAAVKGFKKALSDESGTEQKPEQKDAEFPTKQLNEAANSADTTKQKDKDQA, translated from the coding sequence ATGGGTGGTATCAGTATTTGGCAGTTGTTGATCATCGCAGTCATCGTCGTGCTGCTGTTCGGTACCAAGAAGCTGCGCGGGATCGGTGGCGATCTGGGGGCGGCGGTGAAGGGCTTCAAGAAGGCGCTGTCCGATGAGTCGGGCACCGAACAGAAACCCGAGCAGAAGGATGCCGAGTTCCCGACGAAGCAGCTGAACGAGGCGGCCAACAGTGCCGACACCACCAAGCAGAAAGACAAAGATCAGGCCTAA
- a CDS encoding putative bifunctional diguanylate cyclase/phosphodiesterase, whose product MRRALESVYQIISSLSHLSGKGFFETFVSEIATAVEADLVLVSGRDHSGLFFTIHAAHPSSLDIGSYSFPLAGTPGEIVMQQGEAWFNDRIRQLFPHAAVLERWQIKGYAGIALKNAQGETMGLCSVMFKRAMPSMDKLMRLLRLLAPLAGRELALMYQQPSQPLQTQPEYHHFLDSMMSHAPVGIGKLDLEGRILWVNPAIEKMLGYSQQELQLRTGAEINHPEDWLLSIPYYEELRRGERPAFTQEKRYLHRDGMVLWGRVTVTLIRNKQLHPDYLMLVLENIDPIKRHAEQLKLSHRVYDNLSEAILVCDADSRIISVNPAFEKITGYSEEEACGQRPSLLKSGLHDQTFYADMYHALERVGIWRGEVWNKRKNGKLYPQQLMISALREGGRISQYIAIFSDLSQTKLAEQKIAAQANYDNLTGLPNRWLFGRCLGRFCERGERFALMVLDLNNFKAVNNSMDHHVGDALLREVSDRLVSRVRTEDLVARIGGDEFAFLVPGIVNRRQAEVFAKQVIGGFARPFMLANQHLYVTATLGITLCPNDGADSDELLRNAEQALFVAKRQGRQLGTYSASMREEVSQRHQMQQDLAEAIKLAQLTMAYQPIWDNRSGRVAKLEALVRWYHPHWGQVSPADFIPLAEEAGLIQGLGALVLWQSCRDLARLQQSGFPELQMSINRSTLEFQTIDPEANEWLRVIRHFGLDPADIIIEITESLLMESSDQHRVRIDALREAGCKLAIDDFGTGYSALNYLRTFPVDLVKIDRSFVRHIPFNEQDRLLLDGIINIVHNLGMQVVIEGVETREQLNFLCQKGCAFTQGYLLSRPLPFDDLVEYLSLNRQGMNLTNLTTVS is encoded by the coding sequence ATGAGGCGAGCACTCGAGTCTGTCTATCAAATCATCTCAAGCCTGTCTCATCTGAGTGGCAAAGGATTTTTCGAGACCTTTGTGAGTGAAATCGCCACAGCGGTTGAGGCGGATCTCGTCCTCGTTTCAGGTAGGGATCATTCGGGCCTGTTTTTTACCATACATGCCGCTCATCCCTCCTCCCTCGACATAGGCTCCTACAGTTTTCCCCTCGCCGGCACCCCGGGCGAGATCGTCATGCAGCAGGGGGAAGCCTGGTTCAACGATCGTATCCGTCAGTTATTCCCTCATGCCGCCGTGCTGGAGCGCTGGCAGATCAAGGGCTATGCCGGTATAGCGCTGAAGAATGCCCAGGGCGAGACCATGGGGCTGTGCAGCGTCATGTTCAAGCGGGCCATGCCCAGCATGGACAAGCTCATGCGACTGCTGCGCCTGCTGGCCCCCCTCGCCGGTCGCGAGCTGGCGCTGATGTACCAGCAGCCCTCCCAGCCGCTGCAGACCCAACCTGAGTATCACCATTTCCTGGACAGCATGATGTCCCATGCCCCAGTCGGCATCGGCAAGCTGGATCTGGAGGGCCGTATCCTCTGGGTCAACCCGGCCATCGAGAAGATGCTGGGCTACAGTCAGCAGGAGCTGCAACTGCGCACCGGCGCCGAGATCAACCACCCGGAAGACTGGCTGCTCAGCATCCCTTACTACGAAGAGTTGAGACGGGGGGAGCGTCCCGCCTTCACCCAGGAGAAACGCTACCTGCACCGGGACGGTATGGTGCTCTGGGGCCGGGTGACGGTGACCCTGATCCGCAACAAGCAGCTGCACCCCGACTATCTGATGCTGGTGCTGGAGAATATCGATCCCATCAAGCGCCACGCCGAGCAGCTCAAGCTCTCCCACCGGGTCTATGACAACCTGTCCGAGGCCATACTGGTGTGCGATGCCGACAGCCGCATCATCTCGGTCAACCCCGCGTTCGAGAAGATCACCGGCTACAGCGAGGAGGAGGCCTGCGGCCAGCGCCCCAGCCTGCTCAAGTCCGGGCTGCACGATCAGACCTTCTATGCCGACATGTACCACGCCCTCGAGCGGGTGGGGATCTGGCGTGGCGAGGTGTGGAACAAGCGCAAGAACGGCAAGCTCTACCCCCAGCAGCTGATGATCAGCGCCTTGCGGGAGGGGGGGCGGATCAGCCAGTACATCGCCATCTTCAGCGATCTCTCCCAGACCAAGCTGGCGGAGCAGAAGATCGCGGCCCAGGCGAACTACGACAACCTCACCGGCCTGCCTAACCGCTGGCTGTTTGGCCGCTGCCTCGGTCGCTTCTGCGAGCGGGGCGAGCGCTTCGCGCTCATGGTGCTGGATCTCAACAACTTCAAGGCGGTCAACAACAGCATGGATCACCACGTCGGTGATGCCCTGCTGCGGGAGGTGTCGGATCGGCTGGTGAGCCGGGTCCGTACCGAGGATCTGGTGGCCCGCATCGGTGGCGACGAGTTCGCCTTCCTGGTGCCCGGCATCGTCAACCGCCGCCAGGCCGAGGTGTTTGCCAAGCAGGTGATCGGCGGCTTCGCCCGCCCCTTCATGCTGGCCAACCAGCACCTCTATGTGACGGCGACCCTGGGGATCACCCTCTGCCCCAATGACGGGGCCGACAGTGACGAGCTGCTGCGCAATGCCGAGCAGGCGCTGTTCGTCGCCAAGCGGCAGGGGCGGCAACTCGGCACCTACAGCGCCTCCATGCGGGAAGAGGTGAGCCAGCGCCACCAGATGCAACAAGATCTGGCGGAGGCCATCAAGCTGGCGCAGCTGACCATGGCCTATCAGCCGATCTGGGACAACCGCAGTGGCCGGGTTGCCAAGCTGGAGGCGCTGGTGCGCTGGTACCATCCCCACTGGGGCCAGGTCTCGCCGGCGGACTTCATCCCGCTGGCGGAGGAGGCGGGGCTCATCCAGGGGCTGGGGGCGCTGGTGCTGTGGCAGTCATGCCGGGATCTGGCCCGCTTGCAGCAGTCCGGTTTCCCTGAGCTGCAGATGTCCATCAACCGCTCGACTCTGGAGTTCCAGACCATAGATCCAGAGGCGAACGAGTGGCTCAGGGTGATCCGTCACTTCGGCCTGGATCCGGCGGACATCATCATAGAGATCACCGAGTCCCTGTTGATGGAGAGCAGCGATCAGCACAGGGTGCGGATCGACGCCTTGCGCGAGGCGGGCTGCAAGCTGGCCATCGATGACTTCGGCACCGGCTACTCGGCGCTCAATTACCTGCGCACCTTCCCGGTGGATCTGGTCAAGATAGACCGCTCCTTCGTGCGTCACATCCCCTTCAACGAGCAGGACCGGCTGCTGCTGGACGGCATCATCAACATAGTGCACAACCTCGGCATGCAGGTGGTGATCGAGGGGGTGGAGACCCGCGAGCAGCTCAACTTCCTCTGCCAGAAGGGCTGTGCCTTCACCCAGGGTTATTTGCTCAGCCGCCCGCTGCCCTTCGACGATCTGGTGGAATACCTGAGCCTCAATCGCCAGGGGATGAACCTGACCAATCTGACTACGGTGAGCTGA
- a CDS encoding TatD family hydrolase, which produces MIDIGLNLTSSQFAGEQAELVARARTAGVEALILTGTDLAGSRESAELAARWPGYCFSTAGVHPHDAKSVDAHTLPVLRELAALPQVVAIGECGLDYNRDFSPRPVQDAVFDAQLALAAELGMPVFLHCRDAHARFVEILRPWLPKLPGAVLHCFTGSDEELDECLALGLHIGVTGWLCDERRGQLLREQVARIPAGRLMIETDAPYLVPRDLTPRPKRNEPAYLPHIAKVVAACRGEAPEALLAHTRATSAAFFQLPLQE; this is translated from the coding sequence ATGATCGACATTGGTCTCAACCTCACCAGCTCCCAGTTTGCCGGCGAACAGGCCGAACTGGTGGCCCGCGCTCGCACCGCCGGGGTCGAGGCGCTGATCCTGACCGGCACCGATCTGGCGGGCAGCCGGGAGAGCGCCGAGTTGGCCGCCCGCTGGCCCGGCTACTGCTTCTCCACCGCCGGGGTTCATCCCCACGATGCCAAGAGTGTCGATGCGCATACCCTGCCGGTCCTGCGCGAACTGGCGGCACTGCCCCAGGTGGTGGCCATCGGCGAGTGTGGCCTCGACTACAATCGCGACTTCTCTCCCCGTCCGGTGCAGGATGCGGTGTTCGACGCCCAGCTCGCGCTGGCCGCCGAGCTGGGGATGCCGGTGTTCCTGCACTGCCGTGATGCCCATGCCCGCTTCGTCGAGATCCTGCGCCCCTGGCTGCCCAAGTTGCCGGGGGCCGTGCTGCATTGCTTCACCGGCTCCGACGAGGAGCTGGACGAGTGCCTGGCGCTGGGGCTGCACATAGGGGTGACCGGCTGGCTGTGCGACGAGCGCCGTGGTCAGCTGCTGCGGGAACAGGTGGCGCGCATCCCGGCCGGCCGGCTGATGATCGAGACCGATGCCCCCTATCTGGTGCCGCGGGATCTGACACCCAGACCTAAACGCAACGAACCCGCCTATCTGCCGCACATCGCCAAGGTGGTGGCGGCCTGCCGTGGCGAGGCGCCCGAGGCCTTGCTGGCCCATACCCGGGCCACCTCCGCCGCGTTCTTCCAACTTCCTCTTCAGGAGTGA
- a CDS encoding Rho-binding antiterminator, with amino-acid sequence MKDYQPISCDLYDWLEIAARWQLAVGLGTRDGRQWVDKIHTITARDGVEYLVLHSGERLSLAELATLSLNWQGEEKRIRFATAD; translated from the coding sequence ATGAAGGATTACCAACCCATCAGCTGTGACCTCTATGACTGGCTCGAGATCGCCGCCCGCTGGCAACTGGCCGTCGGTCTCGGCACCCGGGATGGGCGGCAGTGGGTGGACAAGATCCACACCATCACGGCTCGGGATGGGGTCGAATACCTGGTGCTGCACAGTGGCGAGCGGCTCAGTCTGGCCGAGCTGGCCACCCTGAGCCTGAACTGGCAAGGGGAAGAGAAGCGGATCCGCTTCGCTACCGCCGACTGA
- a CDS encoding class I SAM-dependent methyltransferase, with translation MPHIQVFSEVPAREGELDALRLRLAEVEFPAPFALVLTEARLELRKLDEPKLGAVYVDFVEGAVAHRRKFGGGRGQSIAKAVGLKAGAMPSVVDATAGLGRDAFVLASLGCRVTLIERSPVVAALLQDGLVRAGQDPEIGGWVRERMQLLQGPAVDNLLALTERPDVIYLDPMFPHKQKSALVKKEMRVFQSLVGPDLDADALLPAALQMADKRVVVKRPDYAGWLNEQRPSMAIETKSNRFDVYVMAALAAG, from the coding sequence ATGCCCCATATCCAGGTTTTCAGTGAAGTGCCCGCCCGCGAAGGGGAGCTCGATGCCCTGCGGCTGCGGTTGGCCGAGGTGGAGTTCCCCGCGCCCTTCGCCCTGGTGCTAACCGAGGCCAGGCTGGAGCTGCGCAAGCTGGACGAACCCAAGCTCGGCGCCGTCTACGTGGACTTCGTGGAGGGGGCCGTGGCCCACAGGCGCAAGTTCGGCGGCGGCCGGGGCCAGTCCATCGCCAAGGCGGTGGGGCTCAAGGCGGGGGCCATGCCGAGCGTGGTGGATGCGACGGCCGGGTTGGGGCGCGACGCCTTCGTGCTGGCCTCCCTCGGCTGCAGGGTGACGCTGATCGAGCGCAGCCCGGTGGTGGCGGCCCTGCTGCAGGACGGGCTGGTGCGGGCGGGGCAGGATCCCGAGATCGGTGGCTGGGTGCGGGAGCGGATGCAGCTGTTGCAGGGGCCGGCGGTGGACAACCTGCTGGCGCTGACCGAGCGGCCCGATGTCATCTACCTGGATCCCATGTTCCCCCACAAGCAGAAGTCGGCGCTGGTGAAGAAGGAGATGCGGGTGTTCCAGTCGCTGGTGGGGCCGGATCTGGATGCGGACGCCCTGCTGCCGGCGGCGCTGCAGATGGCCGACAAGCGGGTGGTGGTAAAGCGGCCCGACTACGCGGGCTGGCTCAACGAACAGAGACCCAGCATGGCCATCGAGACCAAGAGCAACCGCTTCGATGTCTACGTGATGGCGGCGCTGGCGGCGGGCTAG